The following coding sequences lie in one Leucoraja erinacea ecotype New England chromosome 20, Leri_hhj_1, whole genome shotgun sequence genomic window:
- the smcr8a gene encoding guanine nucleotide exchange protein smcr8a isoform X1, which produces MITAPDVVALARQEDGEGERGEEEERPAPPFHFQPHNPWAGAAAATATLLKDFILISEFSEQVGPQPLLTIPDHARGDFDLNYFSLRIMSVDYQASFVGHPPGTSYPKLNFVEDSKVVLGDSKEGAFAYVHHLTLYDLEARGFVRPFCVAYISTDENKIMQQFQELSDDFSRASECLKTGNRKAFANELEKKLQDLEYTRNVLHNETEIQKKSNDKGYYSSVAIEKANELANVEKCIIEHQDLLMQIRNYSYKKTRDASYFTHEPDNGTEHSESGLEEMQNRGESSEKNSLSDGRSYIPKFTKTKSAKCFEKKLKTLEELCDSYFFNQTLEQLRQVEKFFRGDVCYLLTSQIEKVLLQQQRTTYFLFEDSLLFTDEEQAEKEQHCEKPLPCFNLINAKVLDHPCLSTEAASCDSYKSCVESVSIKLDPQISVDSYCGSMSDSVPFKSLFGTSDYLELEGKEKGSISSGESIEVLRTEKSSSTPISSKSDNQTDTQRQHLHVVQRKFVGTRRANSEDSIEVLSTTESLIPEDLKAAYPNAIHEEEAPLENETIGLSTDLVEPDANLNHTNGFSNTNFETGTINFSALSEPVDPSCCIGKESPHFNKSVPTFVTEEYRDGVVNVPPQRSKTISHLFHSDYPLQEGGGGSDNAADQVFSPCEKEYSDLPGAEEMARLPVDEYLDNMSYISASLYSDRTPSPALPTSPSKRLSERRKKHSGKNSLWFIRQYSFAQQAIFSLLSGRTLVVVGEHEGKVKKLVNALSIFVPSHGRGADSVKQWVTLPLHVDDLQTWKLIGLQRIASPLGTSMLHSLNRYRRYVTILDCDNKTLHCPQYKGQLITRMADHRTQIKRGSTYYMHVHSMLTQLSSQAFLYTFCHHLHLPIDERESEDSVTCRRVNFLKHHLGLVNDDSKIVQYFAELIKMHYLHEPPKGLNPLLRFHYDPSVVFKI; this is translated from the exons ATGATCACCGCCCCCGACGTAGTGGCCCTGGCCCGCCAGGAGgacggggaaggggagaggggggaggaggaagagcggCCGGCGCCTCCCTTCCACTTCCAGCCCCACAACCCCTGGGCCGgggccgccgccgccaccgccacTTTGCTGAAGGATTTCATTCTCATTTCCGAGTTTTCCGAGCAGGTAGGCCCTCAGCCGTTGCTAACCATCCCGGACCATGCCCGCGGCGACTTTGACCTCAACTATTTCTCTCTCAGGATCATGTCTGTGGATTACCAGGCCTCGTTCGTGGGCCACCCTCCCGGCACCAGCTACCCCAAGCTCAACTTCGTGGAGGACTCCAAGGTGGTGCTCGGCGACTCCAAGGAAGGAGCCTTCGCCTACGTCCACCACCTGACCCTCTACGACCTGGAAGCCAGGGGCTTCGTCCGCCCTTTCTGCGTCGCCTACATCTCCACGGATGAGAACAAGATCATGCAGCAGTTCCAGGAGCTCTCGGATGACTTCTCCAGAGCCTCCGAGTGCCTGAAGACCGGCAACAGAAAAGCGTTTGCCAACGAGCTGGAAAAGAAACTTCAGGACCTGGAGTATACCCGGAATGTGCTGCACAATGAAACAGAAATCCAGAAAAAGTCAAACGATAAAGGATATTACTCTTCGGTTGCGATAGAGAAGGCGAATGAACTCGCCAATGTGGAGAAATGTATAATCGAGCATCAAGATCTCCTGATGCAGATCAGAAATTATTCATACAAAAAAACGAGGGATGCCAGCTATTTTACACACGAGCCAGATAATGGTACGGAACATTCTGAGTCTGGGTTGGAGGAAATGCAAAATAGGGGCGAGTCGTCTGAAAAAAATAGTTTATCCGATGGAAGATCTTACATACCTAAATTTACAAAAACTAAATCTGCAAAATGCTTTGAAAAGAAACTGAAAACCCTGGAAGAACTTTGTGACAGCTACTTTTTTAATCAAACCTTAGAACAACTTAGGCAGGTGGAGAAATTCTTCAGGGGGGATGTATGCTATCTCCTTACCAGTCAAATTGAAAAGGTGCTCCTGCAACAACAACGGACAACTTATTTTCTCTTTGAAGACTCGCTACTCTTCACTGATGAAGAACAAGCTGAAAAAGAACAGCACTGTGAAAAACCCCTACCTTGTTTTAATCTTATCAATGCTAAAGTTTTGGACCACCCTTGTCTATCAACTGAAGCGGCAAGCTGTGATTCGTACAAGTCTTGCGTGGAGTCTGTATCCATTAAACTGGATCCTCAAATTAGCGTAGACAGTTATTGTGGGTCTATGTCTGATTCCGTTCCATTCAAAAGTCTCTTTGGAACTTCGGACTATCTTGAATTGGaagggaaagagaaaggaagtaTTAGTAGTGGTGAAAGCATTGAGGTCCTGCGTACAGAAAAATCCTCCTCGACCCCAATATCATCCAAATCTGACAACCAGACAGACACGCAGCGCCAGCATCTGCACGTTGTGCAGCGGAAGTTTGTTGGTACTAGGAGGGCGAACAGCGAGGACAGCATTGAGGTACTAAGTACCACTGAATCACTGATACCCGAAGACCTGAAAGCCGCCTATCCAAATGCAATCCATGAAGAAGAAGCACCTTTAGAAAATGAAACAATTGGGCTGAGCACAGATCTTGTGGAGCCTGATGCAAATCTAAACCATACTAATGGGTTTAGCAACACAAATTTTGAAACTGGAACCATTAATTTCTCTGCGTTATCTGAGCCCGTTGACCCTTCTTGTTGTATTGGGAAAGAGAGCCCACATTTTAATAAGTCTGTACCTACATTTGTAACCGAAGAGTACAGGGATGGGGTTGTCAATGTTCCACCACAGCGCAGCAAAACCATCAGTCACCTATTCCACAGTGATTACCCACTGCAAGAAGGGGGAGGTGGATCGGATAATGCTGCAGATCAAGTATTCTCTCCCTGTGAAAAGGAATACAGTGATCTACCCGGTGCTGAAGAAATGGCTCGGCTTCCAGTGGATGAGTATTTGGACAACATGAGCTACATAAGTGCATCTTTATATTCTGATCGGACTCCATCTCCAGCCCTCCCAACCAGTCCGTCAAAGAGGCTCTCTGAAAGACGCAAGAAGCATTCGGGGAAGAATTCTCTGTGGTTTATACGGCAATATTCTTTTGCACAGCAGGCAATATTTTCACTGCTGTCTGGGCGGACCCTTGTGGTGGTTGGTGAGCACGAAGGGAAAGTCAAGAAGCttgtcaatgccttgtcaatattTGTCCCCAGTCATGGCAGAGGTGCAGATTCTGTGAAGCAATGGGTAACGCTTCCTTTGCACGTGGATGACTTGCAGACTTGGAAACTCATTGGACTTCAGAG AATAGCTTCTCCTCTGGGCACCAGTATGCTGCACTCGCTGAATCGCTATAGACGCTATGTCACCATTCTGGACTGCGACAACAAAACGCTGCATTGCCCGCAGTATAAAGGACAGCTGATTACCCGAATGGCCGACCATAGGACTCAGATAAAGAGGGGCAGCACTTACTACATGCACGTTCACAGTATGCTGACCCAGCTCAGTTCCCAAGCTTTCCTCTACACCTTCTGCCATCACCTGCATCTTCCCATCGACGAGAGGGAGAGCGAAGATTCAGTCACCTGTCGCAGAGTAAACTTTTTAAAGCATCATCTGGGGCTGGTGAATGATGACAGCAAAATAGTGCAATACTTTGCAGAACTGATCAAGATGCACTACCTGCACGAACCTCCAAAGGGCTTGAATCCGCTTCTGCGGTTTCACTACGACCCTAGTGTGGTGTTTAAGATCTAA
- the smcr8a gene encoding guanine nucleotide exchange protein smcr8a isoform X2, with protein MSVDYQASFVGHPPGTSYPKLNFVEDSKVVLGDSKEGAFAYVHHLTLYDLEARGFVRPFCVAYISTDENKIMQQFQELSDDFSRASECLKTGNRKAFANELEKKLQDLEYTRNVLHNETEIQKKSNDKGYYSSVAIEKANELANVEKCIIEHQDLLMQIRNYSYKKTRDASYFTHEPDNGTEHSESGLEEMQNRGESSEKNSLSDGRSYIPKFTKTKSAKCFEKKLKTLEELCDSYFFNQTLEQLRQVEKFFRGDVCYLLTSQIEKVLLQQQRTTYFLFEDSLLFTDEEQAEKEQHCEKPLPCFNLINAKVLDHPCLSTEAASCDSYKSCVESVSIKLDPQISVDSYCGSMSDSVPFKSLFGTSDYLELEGKEKGSISSGESIEVLRTEKSSSTPISSKSDNQTDTQRQHLHVVQRKFVGTRRANSEDSIEVLSTTESLIPEDLKAAYPNAIHEEEAPLENETIGLSTDLVEPDANLNHTNGFSNTNFETGTINFSALSEPVDPSCCIGKESPHFNKSVPTFVTEEYRDGVVNVPPQRSKTISHLFHSDYPLQEGGGGSDNAADQVFSPCEKEYSDLPGAEEMARLPVDEYLDNMSYISASLYSDRTPSPALPTSPSKRLSERRKKHSGKNSLWFIRQYSFAQQAIFSLLSGRTLVVVGEHEGKVKKLVNALSIFVPSHGRGADSVKQWVTLPLHVDDLQTWKLIGLQRIASPLGTSMLHSLNRYRRYVTILDCDNKTLHCPQYKGQLITRMADHRTQIKRGSTYYMHVHSMLTQLSSQAFLYTFCHHLHLPIDERESEDSVTCRRVNFLKHHLGLVNDDSKIVQYFAELIKMHYLHEPPKGLNPLLRFHYDPSVVFKI; from the exons ATGTCTGTGGATTACCAGGCCTCGTTCGTGGGCCACCCTCCCGGCACCAGCTACCCCAAGCTCAACTTCGTGGAGGACTCCAAGGTGGTGCTCGGCGACTCCAAGGAAGGAGCCTTCGCCTACGTCCACCACCTGACCCTCTACGACCTGGAAGCCAGGGGCTTCGTCCGCCCTTTCTGCGTCGCCTACATCTCCACGGATGAGAACAAGATCATGCAGCAGTTCCAGGAGCTCTCGGATGACTTCTCCAGAGCCTCCGAGTGCCTGAAGACCGGCAACAGAAAAGCGTTTGCCAACGAGCTGGAAAAGAAACTTCAGGACCTGGAGTATACCCGGAATGTGCTGCACAATGAAACAGAAATCCAGAAAAAGTCAAACGATAAAGGATATTACTCTTCGGTTGCGATAGAGAAGGCGAATGAACTCGCCAATGTGGAGAAATGTATAATCGAGCATCAAGATCTCCTGATGCAGATCAGAAATTATTCATACAAAAAAACGAGGGATGCCAGCTATTTTACACACGAGCCAGATAATGGTACGGAACATTCTGAGTCTGGGTTGGAGGAAATGCAAAATAGGGGCGAGTCGTCTGAAAAAAATAGTTTATCCGATGGAAGATCTTACATACCTAAATTTACAAAAACTAAATCTGCAAAATGCTTTGAAAAGAAACTGAAAACCCTGGAAGAACTTTGTGACAGCTACTTTTTTAATCAAACCTTAGAACAACTTAGGCAGGTGGAGAAATTCTTCAGGGGGGATGTATGCTATCTCCTTACCAGTCAAATTGAAAAGGTGCTCCTGCAACAACAACGGACAACTTATTTTCTCTTTGAAGACTCGCTACTCTTCACTGATGAAGAACAAGCTGAAAAAGAACAGCACTGTGAAAAACCCCTACCTTGTTTTAATCTTATCAATGCTAAAGTTTTGGACCACCCTTGTCTATCAACTGAAGCGGCAAGCTGTGATTCGTACAAGTCTTGCGTGGAGTCTGTATCCATTAAACTGGATCCTCAAATTAGCGTAGACAGTTATTGTGGGTCTATGTCTGATTCCGTTCCATTCAAAAGTCTCTTTGGAACTTCGGACTATCTTGAATTGGaagggaaagagaaaggaagtaTTAGTAGTGGTGAAAGCATTGAGGTCCTGCGTACAGAAAAATCCTCCTCGACCCCAATATCATCCAAATCTGACAACCAGACAGACACGCAGCGCCAGCATCTGCACGTTGTGCAGCGGAAGTTTGTTGGTACTAGGAGGGCGAACAGCGAGGACAGCATTGAGGTACTAAGTACCACTGAATCACTGATACCCGAAGACCTGAAAGCCGCCTATCCAAATGCAATCCATGAAGAAGAAGCACCTTTAGAAAATGAAACAATTGGGCTGAGCACAGATCTTGTGGAGCCTGATGCAAATCTAAACCATACTAATGGGTTTAGCAACACAAATTTTGAAACTGGAACCATTAATTTCTCTGCGTTATCTGAGCCCGTTGACCCTTCTTGTTGTATTGGGAAAGAGAGCCCACATTTTAATAAGTCTGTACCTACATTTGTAACCGAAGAGTACAGGGATGGGGTTGTCAATGTTCCACCACAGCGCAGCAAAACCATCAGTCACCTATTCCACAGTGATTACCCACTGCAAGAAGGGGGAGGTGGATCGGATAATGCTGCAGATCAAGTATTCTCTCCCTGTGAAAAGGAATACAGTGATCTACCCGGTGCTGAAGAAATGGCTCGGCTTCCAGTGGATGAGTATTTGGACAACATGAGCTACATAAGTGCATCTTTATATTCTGATCGGACTCCATCTCCAGCCCTCCCAACCAGTCCGTCAAAGAGGCTCTCTGAAAGACGCAAGAAGCATTCGGGGAAGAATTCTCTGTGGTTTATACGGCAATATTCTTTTGCACAGCAGGCAATATTTTCACTGCTGTCTGGGCGGACCCTTGTGGTGGTTGGTGAGCACGAAGGGAAAGTCAAGAAGCttgtcaatgccttgtcaatattTGTCCCCAGTCATGGCAGAGGTGCAGATTCTGTGAAGCAATGGGTAACGCTTCCTTTGCACGTGGATGACTTGCAGACTTGGAAACTCATTGGACTTCAGAG AATAGCTTCTCCTCTGGGCACCAGTATGCTGCACTCGCTGAATCGCTATAGACGCTATGTCACCATTCTGGACTGCGACAACAAAACGCTGCATTGCCCGCAGTATAAAGGACAGCTGATTACCCGAATGGCCGACCATAGGACTCAGATAAAGAGGGGCAGCACTTACTACATGCACGTTCACAGTATGCTGACCCAGCTCAGTTCCCAAGCTTTCCTCTACACCTTCTGCCATCACCTGCATCTTCCCATCGACGAGAGGGAGAGCGAAGATTCAGTCACCTGTCGCAGAGTAAACTTTTTAAAGCATCATCTGGGGCTGGTGAATGATGACAGCAAAATAGTGCAATACTTTGCAGAACTGATCAAGATGCACTACCTGCACGAACCTCCAAAGGGCTTGAATCCGCTTCTGCGGTTTCACTACGACCCTAGTGTGGTGTTTAAGATCTAA